The genomic DNA AAATACTCCCATGTGAGGTGAAAGAAGATTTGGTTAATTATGTGATCCGCTCATCAGGTTTGGGCCGTACTACATCGAGCCTGTGATCGCTGGACTAGATCCCAAAACCCTCGAGCCATTCATCTGCTCCTTGGATTTGATTGGCTGCCCCATGGTCACAGAAGACTTTGTTGTGAGCGGCACCTGCTCGGAGCAGATGTACGGCATGTGTGAATCTTTGTGGGAGCCAGACATGGTAGGTAGTGTGAGAAGAGGGAAGTCGCTCTTCTGCCTGTACATTGGTTACTGAATGCTAAACTACAGTTACTACCAGTTAATTTATGTGCAAATCAATATTCCCCTAATATTGCACACGTTATGGTTGCAggtgcatgtaaatgtagttaCTACTAACTTCTGTATATTTAAAATTCTGGGCTAGCCGCTTGAGGTGAGAACGGTGTTTTTACACAATAAAGAGCCGCCACTGTTCACTATCTGTTCACCTGTTTATGCTACAGAGGCCAATTGTTAAAGGTCGTGCAGCATATGAGGTCTGCCTTGGTTTCTGTCATTCCACAGAAATTCTTTAGTAAAACTTCTGTTTCTTTGGTAAACGCTCTGTACTTGTGCTTTTACGatacattcacacattattcataCAGCAGGAATTTAAGTTGGAAGAGACGGTGTTTTCACATAGAAAGCTAATTTGAGGAATGCGTTTGAATGTGCAGGAACCAGAGGACCTGTTTGAGACCATCTCCCAGGCGATGCTGAATGCAGTTGATAGAGATGCAGTCTCTGGCATGGGAGTCGTCGTACATGTTATGTAAGTACAACAACAAGAGCAGCATGCACGGGCCAGCAGGGACGTTTAGCACTGACTGACGgccttctcttttctcttgcaGTGAGAAAGACAAGATCACCACACGAACTCTGAAGGCCAGGATGGACTAGAGCTTCACTTTCTCCCCACACTTCAACAATTACAGatgttttgtataaaaataataaaacaatgctTCTACTGTCTTTTTTCTTATTGATATCGTTCAATAAATGAACACGTTTAAATGAACTCGACTGTTGGGAGTTTTTGCTACATCGTCAGTAATGTTGAATATTAAACCAAATTCACTGGTTCTCCATCAAACCTGCAGGGTGAAATACTTTAACCTACAGTTTCTTTAGATTTTGACAGCCTGGACTGTTTTCTCTCTAAAGGTACAGAGAGCTTTCAGTGTAGAGctgagacaggcagagagggagttGAACCCATCCTAGGGGCCAAAGGGTGGGACAGTTTTTgcctctgctgttgctgcttcatCCTCTTTAGAATCACTTGAgataagagaagagaaacatTACAGGTGTGTAATACTACAGGTGCAACTTATCGAACCCCCCCATCACAAATTAGTTGTTTGGGCTAAATTtgcaaactttcagctgtgttcattgAAATAGTTCAACATATCTAATATTACagatggtttctccaaattcagcacaatatgccacttttaa from Pempheris klunzingeri isolate RE-2024b chromosome 3, fPemKlu1.hap1, whole genome shotgun sequence includes the following:
- the psmb3 gene encoding proteasome subunit beta type-3, whose translation is MSIMSYNGGAVMAMRGKNCVAIAADRRFGIQAQMVTTDFLKIFPMGERLYIGLAGLATDVQTVAQRLKFRLNLYELKEGRQIKPKTFMSMVSNLLYERRFGPYYIEPVIAGLDPKTLEPFICSLDLIGCPMVTEDFVVSGTCSEQMYGMCESLWEPDMEPEDLFETISQAMLNAVDRDAVSGMGVVVHVIEKDKITTRTLKARMD